A genomic region of Caulobacter vibrioides contains the following coding sequences:
- a CDS encoding HPr kinase/phosphorylase, producing the protein MIRHGGLIALRQGGVWRGALIEGPSGVGKSDLALRALDQGFRLVADDRVVTFAAGGRLYGRAPDALAGLIEVRGLGVVDTAAVAFAEIALVVRCVDAPERVERLPEPRVEAMMGVDVPVFDLWPREPAAPAKIRRMMQSLGVQS; encoded by the coding sequence ATGATCCGCCACGGGGGGCTGATCGCCCTGCGCCAGGGCGGGGTCTGGCGCGGCGCCTTGATCGAGGGCCCCTCCGGGGTGGGCAAGAGTGATCTGGCCTTGCGCGCCCTCGACCAGGGCTTCCGACTGGTTGCTGACGATCGCGTCGTGACCTTCGCTGCGGGCGGTCGTCTATACGGACGCGCGCCCGACGCCCTGGCGGGCCTGATCGAGGTGCGCGGGCTGGGCGTCGTCGACACCGCCGCTGTGGCCTTCGCGGAGATCGCGCTGGTCGTCCGCTGCGTGGACGCTCCGGAACGTGTCGAAAGGCTGCCCGAGCCACGAGTCGAGGCGATGATGGGCGTGGATGTTCCCGTTTTCGACCTGTGGCCGCGAGAACCCGCCGCGCCGGCGAAAATCAGACGCATGATGCAGTCTCTTGGAGTCCAATCCTAA
- a CDS encoding ATP-binding protein, with product MAIVTAKPDKVAPELRRRFAWPRGSRLGRLIVVLNVVALAIVIVGALILNELRNGLVNARIDSLSTQGELIANVIDQSATVGEPEPALDPYAASQIFQLLFIPRSQRARLFDAKGQALADSFVVADRVDWKVLPPARKPDQKDADARTTPERDAKAKRAQAALADEIAQAMRGRTVAGTRIAENGERVVSVSIPIQHVKAVLGVLTLEASDVDEIIAAQRKALLPFIAVAMLAILTSSVLLHRLIAVPVLRLARAADHVRLQGARAISLPDVSERKDELGDLSRSLEDMTHALSERMDAIERFAADVAHEIKNPLTSIRSAIETLDLVTEPAARARLLAILQNDVNRLDRLVTDISNASRLDAELSREHPKAVDLGRLLAEVVSLYENQLRPGEAPGSVRVSLRLTDPSSPAIILGRETPIGQVFRNLIDNARSFSPADGEVRVTLSRTRGALIAAVEDDGPGMPPENLETIFERFYTSRPKGRAFGGNSGLGLSIARQIVETHGGKIHAENRKDASGLVVGARFVVELPDARE from the coding sequence TTGGCTATCGTTACCGCGAAGCCTGATAAGGTCGCGCCTGAGCTCAGGCGTCGCTTCGCCTGGCCGCGCGGCTCGCGGCTGGGACGCCTGATCGTTGTCCTCAACGTCGTGGCCCTGGCGATCGTCATCGTCGGGGCCCTGATCCTTAACGAGCTGCGCAACGGGCTCGTGAACGCGCGGATCGACAGCCTGTCCACCCAGGGCGAGCTGATCGCCAACGTCATCGACCAATCCGCGACGGTCGGTGAGCCGGAGCCGGCGCTGGATCCCTACGCGGCCAGCCAGATCTTCCAGCTGCTGTTTATCCCCCGCTCACAGCGCGCCCGCCTGTTCGACGCAAAAGGTCAGGCGCTGGCGGATTCGTTCGTTGTCGCCGATCGCGTCGACTGGAAGGTCCTGCCGCCCGCTCGCAAGCCGGACCAGAAGGACGCGGACGCCCGGACGACGCCCGAGCGCGACGCGAAGGCCAAGCGCGCCCAGGCGGCCTTGGCCGACGAAATCGCCCAGGCCATGCGCGGCCGCACGGTCGCAGGGACCCGGATCGCCGAGAACGGCGAGCGGGTCGTTTCGGTGTCCATCCCGATCCAGCACGTGAAGGCGGTGCTGGGCGTCCTGACGCTGGAAGCCAGCGACGTCGACGAGATCATCGCCGCCCAGCGCAAGGCTCTGCTGCCGTTCATCGCGGTCGCCATGCTGGCCATTCTGACGTCCAGCGTCCTGCTGCATCGGCTGATCGCGGTGCCGGTGCTGCGGCTGGCGCGCGCGGCGGACCACGTGCGCCTGCAGGGCGCGCGGGCCATTTCCCTCCCGGATGTTTCCGAGCGGAAGGATGAGCTGGGCGACCTGTCACGATCGCTGGAGGACATGACGCACGCGCTGTCCGAGCGGATGGACGCTATCGAGCGCTTCGCCGCCGATGTGGCGCATGAGATCAAGAACCCGCTGACCTCGATCCGTTCGGCGATCGAGACGCTGGATCTCGTCACCGAACCCGCCGCTCGCGCGCGGCTGCTGGCGATCCTGCAGAACGACGTCAATCGCCTGGATCGCCTGGTCACCGACATCTCCAACGCCTCGCGTCTCGACGCCGAGCTGTCGCGCGAACATCCCAAGGCCGTCGATCTGGGGCGGCTGTTGGCCGAGGTGGTCAGTCTCTACGAGAACCAGCTGCGCCCGGGCGAAGCGCCGGGCAGCGTGCGTGTGTCACTCCGCCTGACCGATCCGTCGTCGCCGGCGATCATCCTGGGACGCGAGACGCCTATCGGACAGGTGTTCCGCAACCTGATCGACAATGCGCGCTCGTTCAGTCCGGCCGACGGCGAGGTGCGCGTGACCTTGTCGCGGACGCGCGGCGCCCTGATCGCGGCCGTCGAGGACGATGGGCCCGGCATGCCGCCCGAGAACCTGGAGACCATCTTCGAGCGCTTCTATACGTCTCGGCCCAAGGGGCGGGCGTTCGGCGGCAATTCGGGCCTGGGCCTGTCGATCGCTCGGCAGATCGTCGAGACCCATGGCGGCAAGATTCATGCGGAGAACCGCAAGGACGCGAGCGGTCTCGTCGTCGGGGCGCGGTTCGTCGTCGAATTGCCGGACGCCCGCGAATGA
- a CDS encoding DUF5694 domain-containing protein has product MLRVASSVSTPAGLNRAPGRSVRRLIAVSLGALATIAGAAHAQDYRPSFHPDTLKGPPPGAANEVLVLGTIHLSGLPKTFDPKTLTPLLDRLAAWKPTGVATEDLSGLQCDALRRYPSRYAETVKMYCPDPALAGRVTGLDVLAANAEAERLLAAWPAEPTAAQRRHLAAVFLAAGERGSALVQWLRLPEAERHTGDGLNDELVTALEALKVRRGETSLISAVLAARLGHERLWSVDDHSADTSGPSDPAEEKAFNDAIQNAWDNPVSRARRDQYNQLQEGLSEPDGVLKIYRANNTPAAQMAAYRGDFGATFMEPSPQKFGRRYLGYWETRNLRMVANIRDVLGRYPGMRLLAIVGASHKGYYEAYLNQMHDVRLVDARTVLR; this is encoded by the coding sequence ATGCTTCGCGTCGCTTCTTCCGTCTCAACACCGGCCGGTCTGAACCGGGCGCCCGGTCGTTCCGTCCGTCGCCTGATCGCCGTGAGCCTCGGCGCCCTGGCGACCATCGCCGGCGCGGCCCACGCCCAGGATTATCGGCCCAGCTTCCATCCCGACACGCTGAAGGGACCGCCGCCCGGCGCTGCCAACGAGGTTCTGGTGCTGGGGACCATCCATCTTTCGGGACTGCCCAAGACCTTCGACCCGAAGACCCTGACGCCATTGCTCGACCGCCTGGCCGCCTGGAAACCGACGGGTGTCGCGACCGAAGACCTGTCGGGTCTGCAGTGCGACGCCTTGCGGCGCTATCCGTCGCGCTACGCCGAAACGGTCAAGATGTACTGCCCCGACCCCGCGCTCGCCGGCCGCGTGACGGGCCTTGACGTGCTCGCCGCCAATGCCGAGGCCGAACGCCTGCTGGCCGCGTGGCCGGCGGAGCCGACGGCGGCCCAGCGTCGCCACCTGGCGGCTGTGTTCCTCGCCGCCGGCGAGCGGGGCTCGGCCCTGGTGCAATGGCTTCGCCTGCCCGAGGCTGAGCGCCACACGGGCGATGGGCTGAACGACGAACTGGTCACGGCGCTGGAGGCGCTGAAGGTCCGCCGCGGCGAAACCAGCCTTATCTCCGCCGTCCTCGCCGCGCGCCTGGGGCACGAGCGGCTGTGGAGCGTCGATGACCATTCGGCCGACACCTCCGGTCCGAGTGACCCGGCCGAGGAGAAGGCCTTCAACGACGCCATCCAGAACGCCTGGGACAACCCCGTCAGTCGCGCCCGCCGGGATCAGTACAACCAGCTGCAGGAGGGGCTGTCCGAGCCGGACGGCGTGCTCAAGATCTACCGCGCCAACAACACGCCCGCAGCCCAGATGGCGGCTTACCGAGGCGACTTCGGCGCCACGTTCATGGAGCCGTCGCCTCAGAAATTCGGTCGGCGGTATCTGGGCTACTGGGAGACCCGAAACCTGCGCATGGTCGCCAACATCCGCGACGTGCTGGGCCGCTACCCCGGCATGCGGCTTTTGGCCATCGTGGGCGCGTCGCACAAGGGCTACTACGAGGCCTATCTGAACCAGATGCACGACGTCCGTCTGGTCGACGCTCGGACGGTGCTACGCTAA
- a CDS encoding pseudouridine synthase, with protein sequence MTKSHDPLYEPHLDGQDGDLDGGPGERVAKALARAGVASRREVERLIEAGRVAINGKVLTTPAVKVAPGDFLTVDGQLVAEREPTRIFRYHKPTGLMTTHNDPKGRPTVFGALPKDLPRLISVGRLDLNSEGLLLLTNDGELSRALETPSNAWVRRYRARAFGDTTQAKLDKLKDGVTIEGVTYGAIDAKIDKAHEKAGGGKNVWITVSLSEGKNREVRKVLESIGLKVNRLIRLSYGPFALGTLAAGQIEEVGPRVIRELLEGVVSPENMPTGDRPKFAGIANPTKAPGTEGGGELQRRGAPRADRALVLDTPEKPEKPVYKPGWAKPKKKTSPHGPPKGAGKGPAKGPAKTKRPAKSIESKFIDIGKPAARGKPAAPRPGAKPADGAARRLAERPGKPSARPGPSRGPKR encoded by the coding sequence ATGACCAAATCCCACGATCCCCTGTACGAGCCTCACCTCGACGGTCAAGACGGAGATCTCGACGGCGGGCCTGGCGAGCGGGTCGCCAAGGCCCTCGCGCGCGCCGGCGTCGCCTCGCGGCGCGAGGTCGAGCGCCTGATTGAGGCCGGTCGCGTGGCGATCAACGGCAAGGTGCTGACCACGCCGGCGGTCAAGGTCGCGCCGGGCGATTTCCTCACCGTGGATGGCCAATTGGTGGCCGAGCGGGAGCCGACGCGGATCTTCCGCTACCACAAGCCCACCGGCCTGATGACCACCCATAACGACCCCAAGGGGCGACCGACGGTGTTCGGCGCGCTGCCCAAGGATCTGCCTCGCCTGATCTCGGTGGGTCGCCTGGATTTGAACTCCGAGGGTCTGCTGCTGCTGACCAATGACGGCGAGTTGTCCCGCGCGCTTGAAACGCCCAGCAACGCCTGGGTCCGCCGCTACCGCGCCCGGGCTTTTGGCGACACGACCCAGGCCAAGCTCGACAAGCTGAAGGACGGCGTCACCATCGAAGGCGTCACGTACGGCGCGATCGACGCCAAGATCGACAAGGCCCACGAGAAGGCGGGCGGCGGCAAGAACGTCTGGATCACGGTCAGCCTGTCGGAAGGCAAGAACCGCGAAGTCCGCAAGGTGCTGGAATCGATCGGCCTGAAGGTCAATCGCCTGATCCGCCTGTCCTATGGCCCGTTCGCGCTGGGGACCCTGGCGGCCGGTCAGATCGAGGAGGTCGGCCCCCGCGTCATCCGCGAGCTGCTCGAAGGCGTTGTCTCGCCCGAGAACATGCCGACCGGCGACCGGCCCAAGTTCGCGGGGATCGCCAACCCCACCAAGGCGCCGGGCACCGAGGGCGGGGGCGAGTTGCAACGTCGCGGCGCCCCGCGCGCCGACCGGGCGCTGGTCCTGGACACGCCGGAGAAGCCCGAGAAGCCGGTCTACAAGCCCGGTTGGGCCAAGCCGAAGAAAAAGACCTCGCCGCACGGTCCGCCCAAGGGCGCCGGAAAGGGTCCGGCCAAGGGCCCCGCCAAGACCAAGCGTCCAGCCAAGTCGATCGAGAGCAAATTCATCGACATCGGCAAGCCCGCTGCGCGCGGTAAGCCCGCCGCGCCCCGTCCGGGCGCGAAGCCGGCCGACGGAGCCGCGCGTCGTCTGGCGGAGCGCCCCGGCAAGCCCTCGGCGCGTCCGGGCCCTTCGCGCGGCCCCAAACGCTGA
- the rsmD gene encoding 16S rRNA (guanine(966)-N(2))-methyltransferase RsmD, translating to MRIVSGQFRGKAIAAPPGDATRPTSDRARQAVFNILEHAAWAPELHGARVIDVFAGSGALGLEALSRGASFCLFVETDEAARGAIRENIDAMHLFGVTRVHRRDATDLGPRPASAGAPFDIAFLDPPYAKGLGEKAVAELKSGGWLAPGAILMFERGRGEVDPALEGFEQIDARDYGAARVLFFKLTT from the coding sequence ATGCGCATCGTTTCCGGCCAGTTTCGCGGCAAGGCCATCGCCGCCCCGCCCGGTGACGCGACGCGCCCCACCTCCGACCGCGCCCGCCAAGCGGTGTTCAACATCCTGGAGCACGCCGCCTGGGCGCCCGAGCTGCATGGCGCGCGGGTGATCGACGTGTTCGCCGGCTCCGGCGCCCTGGGCCTCGAAGCCCTGTCGCGCGGCGCGTCCTTCTGCCTGTTCGTCGAGACCGACGAGGCCGCGCGCGGCGCCATCCGCGAGAACATCGACGCCATGCACCTGTTCGGGGTGACCCGCGTCCATCGGCGCGACGCCACCGATCTTGGTCCGCGTCCCGCCAGCGCCGGCGCGCCGTTCGACATCGCCTTCCTCGACCCGCCCTACGCCAAGGGCCTGGGCGAGAAGGCCGTGGCCGAGTTGAAATCCGGCGGCTGGCTGGCCCCGGGCGCGATCCTGATGTTCGAACGGGGACGCGGCGAGGTCGATCCAGCGCTGGAAGGCTTCGAGCAGATCGACGCGCGCGACTATGGCGCCGCGCGCGTCCTGTTCTTCAAGCTGACGACCTAG
- a CDS encoding PTS sugar transporter subunit IIA: protein MIGLVIVTHGRLAEEFVSAMEHVVGPQAAVKAICIGPEDDMERRRADILKACAAVDEGGDGVILLTDMFGGTPSNLAISVMEQTKAEVIAGLNLPMLIKLASVRQRETLQACVAYAQEAGRKYISVASYVLAGEK, encoded by the coding sequence ATGATCGGGCTCGTGATTGTGACGCACGGGCGTCTGGCGGAAGAATTCGTTTCCGCCATGGAGCATGTCGTGGGGCCGCAGGCCGCCGTGAAGGCGATCTGTATCGGCCCCGAGGACGACATGGAACGTCGCCGCGCAGATATCTTGAAGGCGTGCGCCGCGGTGGACGAAGGCGGCGACGGCGTCATCCTGCTGACGGACATGTTCGGCGGGACGCCCAGCAATCTGGCCATCTCGGTGATGGAGCAGACCAAGGCCGAGGTCATCGCCGGCCTGAACCTGCCGATGCTCATCAAGCTGGCCAGCGTGCGCCAGCGCGAGACGCTGCAGGCCTGCGTCGCCTACGCCCAAGAGGCTGGACGCAAGTACATCTCCGTGGCCTCCTACGTGCTCGCCGGAGAAAAGTGA
- a CDS encoding response regulator transcription factor has product MAAITLIDDDENIVASVSLALESHGHTVKAYYDGASGLEAVEATPPDLVILDVKMPRMDGMEVLRRLRQTSEIPVIMLTSKDDEIDEILGFNLGADDYMHKPFSQRLLLERVKAVLRRARPEEDDAPSAAGAAGSKMMKRGKLTLDPARHDSLWDGRPVRLTVTEFLLLQALAQRPGFVKSRDNLMDAAYDDQVYVDDRTIDSHIKRMRKKFRQVDPEFDSIETLYGVGYRYREA; this is encoded by the coding sequence ATGGCCGCGATCACGCTCATTGACGACGACGAGAACATCGTTGCTTCGGTCTCGCTGGCCCTGGAGAGCCATGGCCATACCGTGAAGGCCTATTACGACGGGGCCTCCGGTTTGGAAGCGGTGGAGGCCACTCCGCCGGACCTGGTGATCCTGGACGTGAAGATGCCGCGCATGGACGGCATGGAAGTGCTGCGCCGCCTGCGCCAGACGTCTGAGATCCCGGTGATCATGCTGACGTCCAAGGACGATGAGATCGACGAGATTCTCGGCTTCAACCTCGGCGCCGACGACTACATGCACAAGCCTTTCAGCCAGCGGCTGCTGCTGGAGCGGGTGAAGGCTGTTCTGCGTCGCGCGCGTCCCGAGGAGGACGACGCCCCCTCCGCCGCGGGCGCCGCCGGCTCCAAGATGATGAAGCGCGGCAAGCTCACCCTCGACCCCGCGCGTCACGACAGCCTGTGGGACGGCCGGCCCGTGCGCTTGACCGTGACCGAGTTTCTGCTGCTGCAGGCTCTGGCCCAGCGCCCGGGCTTTGTGAAGAGCCGCGACAACCTGATGGACGCGGCTTACGACGATCAGGTCTATGTCGACGACCGTACGATCGACAGCCACATCAAGCGGATGCGCAAGAAGTTCCGCCAGGTCGACCCGGAATTCGACTCCATCGAGACTCTGTACGGCGTTGGCTATCGTTACCGCGAAGCCTGA
- the tadA gene encoding tRNA adenosine(34) deaminase TadA, producing the protein MRTDGSEDQDHRMMRLALDAARAAAEAGETPVGAVILDPRTGEVIATAGNGPIAAHDPTAHAEIAAMRAAAAKLGNYRLTDLTLVVTLEPCAMCAGAISHARIGRVVFGADDPKGGAVVHGPKFFAQPTCHWRPEVTGGVLAEESADLLRGFFRARRKAKT; encoded by the coding sequence ATGCGCACTGATGGCAGCGAGGATCAAGACCACCGCATGATGCGGCTCGCGCTCGACGCCGCGCGCGCTGCGGCCGAGGCGGGCGAGACGCCGGTTGGGGCCGTGATCCTTGATCCCCGCACGGGCGAGGTGATCGCGACCGCGGGCAACGGCCCGATCGCGGCCCATGATCCCACCGCTCATGCCGAGATCGCCGCCATGCGGGCGGCGGCCGCCAAGCTTGGCAACTACCGGCTGACGGACCTGACGCTGGTGGTGACTCTGGAGCCCTGCGCGATGTGCGCCGGGGCGATCAGCCATGCCCGGATCGGGCGGGTGGTGTTCGGGGCCGACGACCCGAAGGGCGGCGCGGTGGTGCATGGTCCGAAGTTCTTCGCTCAGCCCACGTGTCACTGGCGACCGGAGGTGACCGGCGGCGTCCTGGCCGAGGAAAGCGCGGATCTGTTGCGCGGCTTCTTTCGCGCGCGCCGCAAGGCCAAAACCTAG
- the pseC gene encoding UDP-4-amino-4,6-dideoxy-N-acetyl-beta-L-altrosamine transaminase codes for MSGFLPYGRQTIDDDDIAAVAEALRGDFLTTGPTVEAFEAAFAEKVGAGHAIAVSNGTATLHLAMMALGIGEGDVCVAPSVTFLATANCARYVGAEVVFADVDPDSGLMTPDTLAKALSGAKDKRVKAVLPVHLRGDVCDLPAIKAMASASGAVLVEDAPHALGSIATFDGVKHPVGDGAYSSFASFSFHPVKTLATGEGGMLTTNDPALAAKARLLRSHGMVRAVGGDPWWYEMPALGFNYRIPDVLCALGLSQLAKLDRFVARRRELTALYARLLPERAPRVRLATSPDHSDPALHLLTVLIDFEAEGLSRRTVVESLKAQGVGTQVHYIPVHRQPYYAQRYGVADLPGADAWYARCLTLPLYPAMTDGDVERVVDALAGILG; via the coding sequence ATGAGCGGTTTCCTCCCCTACGGCCGGCAGACGATCGACGACGACGACATCGCCGCCGTGGCGGAGGCCCTGCGCGGGGACTTCCTGACCACCGGTCCCACGGTGGAGGCCTTCGAGGCCGCCTTTGCGGAAAAGGTTGGGGCGGGTCACGCCATCGCTGTCTCCAACGGCACCGCGACCCTGCATCTGGCGATGATGGCGCTGGGGATCGGCGAGGGCGACGTCTGCGTCGCCCCGTCCGTCACCTTCCTGGCCACCGCCAACTGCGCCCGCTATGTCGGCGCAGAGGTGGTGTTCGCCGACGTTGATCCTGATAGCGGCCTGATGACGCCAGACACCCTCGCCAAGGCGCTTAGCGGGGCGAAGGACAAGCGCGTCAAGGCGGTGCTGCCGGTGCACCTGCGTGGCGACGTCTGCGATCTCCCCGCGATCAAGGCCATGGCCAGCGCCTCGGGCGCAGTGCTGGTTGAGGACGCGCCGCACGCGCTGGGCTCTATCGCGACCTTCGACGGCGTCAAACACCCGGTCGGCGACGGCGCCTATTCCAGCTTCGCCAGTTTTTCGTTTCATCCGGTCAAGACGCTCGCCACTGGCGAAGGCGGCATGCTGACCACCAACGATCCGGCGCTGGCGGCCAAGGCGCGCCTGCTTCGCTCGCACGGCATGGTGCGCGCGGTGGGCGGCGATCCGTGGTGGTACGAGATGCCGGCGCTGGGGTTCAACTACCGCATTCCCGACGTACTGTGCGCGCTGGGCCTGTCGCAGCTTGCGAAGCTGGACCGGTTCGTCGCGCGCCGTCGCGAACTGACGGCGCTCTACGCCCGCCTGCTGCCGGAGCGCGCGCCGCGCGTCCGGCTGGCGACCAGTCCCGACCATTCGGATCCGGCCTTGCACCTGTTGACCGTGCTGATCGACTTCGAGGCTGAAGGACTCTCGCGCCGAACCGTCGTCGAGAGCCTCAAGGCCCAAGGCGTCGGGACCCAGGTCCACTACATTCCGGTTCACCGGCAGCCCTACTATGCTCAGCGCTATGGCGTCGCGGATCTGCCCGGCGCGGACGCCTGGTACGCGCGCTGTCTGACCCTGCCGCTGTATCCGGCGATGACTGACGGCGATGTCGAGCGGGTCGTGGACGCGCTGGCGGGAATCCTGGGCTAA
- a CDS encoding HPr family phosphocarrier protein translates to MTRMASRTVEIVNERGLHARASAKFVKMASGFDAEVTVSREGSSVDARSIMGLMMLAAGIGSTIDISAEGPEAEAAVEALCELVGARFDEER, encoded by the coding sequence GTGACGCGCATGGCTTCAAGAACGGTCGAGATCGTCAACGAGCGGGGATTGCACGCCCGGGCCTCGGCCAAGTTCGTGAAGATGGCGTCCGGTTTCGACGCCGAGGTCACCGTCAGTCGTGAAGGCTCTTCGGTCGATGCTCGATCCATCATGGGCCTGATGATGCTGGCGGCCGGTATCGGGTCCACCATCGACATCAGCGCCGAAGGCCCCGAGGCCGAAGCCGCCGTCGAGGCTCTGTGCGAGCTGGTCGGCGCCCGGTTCGACGAGGAGCGGTAG
- a CDS encoding CPBP family intramembrane glutamic endopeptidase → MGELMETVRRSRFLADLSPLDRDLRRSALVIPVGILTGAVTGLLGVLAAILVFMLIVSGLDGAAAATDLFQAFSGTEQTNLSGRQSLFILAALAGLNLGAATGFVMAAGAVHKRPFRDYVNDGQPLRWRLVLGGLVLFGVVMAVVISGVSVVAGQALEPVVLQVSPNLVGRSLYAVLAIALLILASAAEELVFRGWLLKQSAAYIRNPIALMVLNGVLFAAIHLDPNLDAFLFRAAMGAGLTWMALRLGGIELGVGVHAANNVAIVLLLRPITLQPDAAREFQPGLVASAVVMLAGFIGIAELWMRWPALRRWTGLSAPATA, encoded by the coding sequence ATGGGCGAGTTAATGGAGACCGTGAGGCGTTCGCGCTTCCTGGCCGACCTGTCGCCCCTGGACCGTGACCTGCGGCGGAGCGCGCTGGTCATCCCGGTCGGGATCCTGACGGGCGCCGTGACGGGCCTGCTTGGCGTGCTGGCCGCAATCTTGGTCTTCATGCTGATCGTCAGCGGACTGGACGGAGCCGCCGCGGCGACGGACCTGTTCCAGGCCTTCTCGGGGACTGAGCAAACGAACCTTTCGGGACGTCAGTCGCTCTTCATTCTCGCCGCATTGGCGGGCCTCAATCTTGGCGCGGCGACGGGCTTTGTCATGGCCGCCGGCGCGGTTCACAAGCGGCCGTTCCGGGACTACGTCAATGACGGACAGCCGCTGCGTTGGCGGTTGGTGCTGGGCGGGCTGGTGCTGTTCGGCGTCGTGATGGCGGTGGTCATCAGCGGCGTCTCCGTGGTCGCCGGCCAGGCCCTCGAGCCGGTGGTTTTGCAGGTCTCGCCCAATCTGGTCGGACGGTCGCTTTACGCGGTCCTCGCTATCGCCCTGCTGATCCTCGCCTCGGCCGCCGAGGAGCTGGTGTTTCGCGGCTGGCTGCTGAAGCAGAGCGCGGCCTATATCCGAAATCCGATCGCCTTGATGGTGCTGAACGGCGTTCTCTTCGCCGCCATCCACCTGGATCCCAATCTCGACGCCTTCCTGTTCCGCGCGGCCATGGGGGCGGGCCTGACCTGGATGGCGCTGCGCCTGGGCGGCATCGAGCTGGGTGTCGGCGTCCACGCGGCCAACAATGTCGCCATCGTGTTGCTGCTGCGCCCGATCACCTTGCAGCCCGACGCCGCGCGCGAGTTTCAGCCCGGACTGGTCGCCAGCGCGGTGGTGATGCTGGCCGGCTTCATCGGGATCGCAGAGCTCTGGATGCGCTGGCCCGCCCTGCGGCGCTGGACCGGTCTGTCCGCCCCAGCCACCGCCTGA
- the pseB gene encoding UDP-N-acetylglucosamine 4,6-dehydratase (inverting) yields the protein MGRFSPKSLDLDGKVILVTGGTGSFGRRFIETVLRRYDPRKVIVYSRDELKQSDMQIELREQFDEATVAKMRFFLGDVRDRERLTLALRGVDIVIHAAALKQVPAAEYNPSECIHTNVLGAENVVWASLSNGVKQVVALSTDKACNPTNLYGATKLASDKTFVAANNLSGDIGTRFCVVRYGNVVGSRGSVVPLYRRLLSQGATELPVTDPRMTRFWITLNEGVDFVLSSLTMMRGGEIFVPKIPSMAMPDLVKAMSPTAAMKVIGIRPGEKLHEIMISADDARSTVEFDDRYAIEPNFAEFGREPYAASDGATPVVEDFSYSSDNNHDWLSPEGLLAMLEEKAAR from the coding sequence TTGGGTCGTTTTTCTCCCAAATCCCTCGATCTGGACGGCAAGGTGATCCTGGTCACCGGCGGCACCGGCTCTTTCGGACGGCGCTTCATCGAGACCGTGCTCCGCCGCTATGACCCCCGGAAGGTCATCGTCTACTCCCGCGACGAATTGAAGCAGAGCGACATGCAGATCGAGCTGCGCGAACAGTTCGACGAGGCGACGGTCGCCAAGATGCGCTTCTTCCTCGGCGACGTGCGCGACCGCGAACGCCTGACCCTGGCTCTGCGCGGCGTCGACATCGTCATTCACGCGGCAGCGCTCAAGCAGGTGCCGGCGGCTGAGTACAATCCCTCGGAGTGCATCCACACCAACGTGCTGGGCGCCGAGAACGTGGTCTGGGCCAGCCTCAGCAATGGCGTGAAGCAGGTCGTCGCCCTGTCGACCGACAAGGCCTGCAACCCGACCAACCTCTACGGCGCGACCAAGTTGGCCTCGGACAAGACGTTCGTGGCGGCCAACAATCTGTCGGGCGACATCGGCACGCGGTTCTGCGTCGTGCGCTACGGCAATGTGGTCGGCTCGCGCGGCAGCGTCGTGCCGCTCTATCGCCGTCTGCTGAGCCAGGGCGCGACCGAGCTGCCGGTCACCGACCCGCGCATGACGCGGTTCTGGATCACCCTGAACGAGGGCGTCGACTTCGTGCTATCCTCGCTGACCATGATGCGCGGCGGCGAGATCTTCGTGCCCAAGATCCCCTCGATGGCGATGCCCGACCTCGTCAAGGCGATGTCGCCGACGGCCGCGATGAAGGTCATCGGCATCCGCCCGGGCGAGAAATTGCACGAGATCATGATCAGCGCCGACGACGCCCGCTCGACGGTGGAGTTCGACGACCGCTACGCCATCGAGCCCAATTTCGCGGAGTTTGGCCGCGAGCCCTATGCGGCCTCGGACGGCGCCACGCCGGTTGTCGAGGACTTCTCCTACAGCAGCGACAACAACCACGACTGGCTGAGCCCCGAGGGCCTGCTGGCCATGCTGGAGGAGAAGGCCGCGCGATGA